Below is a window of Corallococcus silvisoli DNA.
ATGCCCAGGGCCGAAGCTCCCCGGGGGTCGACGCTGCGCTGGCGAGCCGCCGCTCCGCCTGGACACCCAGCGAGGGCGAGGGTGGCAGAAGGCACGCGAAAACGAGAATATGCAGCCTTGCTGGTGATTATGCCGAGGACGCCACAATCCATGAACCATTGACTTCAGTGCCATCAGCCATGGAGCGGCTCCTCCGGCAGGGCTTCAACACCGCCCAGCCGGAGGATGAAGAAAGACCGGCCATCCCAGAACGTCAGCACCTTGAAGTCAGCGCGGGATTCATCAAAATGGGCGCGATGCGCATGCTTCCGGAGTTCCCCGGATGCCTGCCTGCCTCCATCGGCAGCCCCATTTCCTCCGCCCGGGTCGAACCTCTCCGGGCACCCCTCGCGAGACCCTCCATGCTCGACCGCCCGATGTACCTGAAGCCCGATGTCGCCATCGAGCCGCTGTTCAACCAGTGGTACGTCTGGTGGTACCTCATCTCCCCCGCCACCGCGCCGCTGTTCGTGTCCCGACTGCACCTGAAGCTGATGCAGTCGTTCGTCGCGAACCCGGACGTGCACGTCGCCGCGCTCCAGAACCCGGCGCTGATGGGTGGCCCCTTCATCAACCACCCCGTCTCGCGCGTGGGCGACGTGAAGGCGCTCCTCGACCGCACCACCCGCGACCACGCGGACATGCTGGCCTACACCAAGGCCGTATCGGACCTGGAGCAGCTGCTCGCCAGCTCCAAGGGTGAGTCGCTGGAGCCGCTGTACGCCAAGGTGCCGGACCTGCTCCGCGGCTACGTGGAGCTCAACTACGACCTCGCCCACCGAGCCAACGCCCGCATCATGGAGCCGCTGCTCTACCGCAGCAGCCTCTACAAGGAGTCGTCGCAGAGCATCTCGCTGATGCGCGTCTCCGGGGACGCGCGCAAGTACGTCTTCAGCACGCCTCGCCTGGAGGGCGACTCGCCCCTGTGGCTCCAGGTGCCCTTCCGGCACGAAGGCATCGACGCCCTCTTCCGCATGCGCCACACCCCGGGCAGCCCCGGGCGGGTCGCGGAGATGCTCGGGGTGCCCTCGTCGGCCGCGGAGGCCTTCGCGGACCTCTTCACGGAGACGGCGCCGCGCAAGCCAGAGCCGTACACCGGCCCGGGCGTGCGCGTGCGCTACTTCGGCCACGCGTGCGTGCTGATGGAGACGCGCGAGGTTTCCGTCCTCACCGACCCCGTCATCAGCTACGAGTTCCCCACGGAGCAGGGGCGCTTCACGCACGCGGACCTGCCGGAGAAGATCGACTACGTCCTCATCACCCACGGTCACGCAGACCACCTGATGATGGAGACGCTGCTGCAGCTTCGCCACCGCATCGGCACCATCGTCGTGCCCCGCGCGAACGCGTACTCGCTGGCGGATCCGTCGCTGCGGCTGGTGTTGGAGCAGACGGGCTTCCGCAACGTGGTGGAGATCGACGACCTTCAGGAGATCCGCATCCCCGGCGGTTCGCTGATGGGCATCCCCTTCATTGGTGAGCACAGCGACCTGGCCGTGCAGGCGAAGACGGCGCACCTGGTGCGTCTGGCCGGCCGGTCCCTGCTGATGGCCGCGGACTCCAACGCGCTGGAGCCGCGCCTGTACCAGCACCTCACGCAGTTGGTGGGCCCGCTGGATGCGCTCTACCTGGGCATGGAGTGCGAGGGCGGCCCGATGAGCTGGATGTACGGCCCGCTGCTCAGCCAGCCGCTGCCGCGCAAGATGGACCAGTCGCGGCGGCTCAACGGCTCCGACAGCGCCCGCGCCACGGAGATCCTCAACCACCTCAAGCCGAACGAGGTGTTCATCTACGCCATGGGCCAGGAGCCCTGGCTGCGCCACGTCATGGTGCTCCAGTACGACGAGACCGCGCCCCAGATGATCGAATCGAACAAGTTCATCGACGTCTGCCGCGCCCGGAACATCCACGCGGAGCGCCCCTTCCTCCGCATGGAGCGCATCCTGGAGTGACGTGGAGGTGTGACGCCCGGCGGATGACGCCGGGCCGTCAGGGGGTCGGGCCAGGAGCCACCGGGGTGGCCGCGGCCTCCAGCCGCAGCGTCCGCGTCACCCGCATCCCCTCATCCAGGCCCTCTCCGAAGGGCACGGACATGCTGGCCTCCGGCCGCGCGGGCAGCCCCCGCGTCACCGACGGAGGCACCGCGTAGGTGTGCTCCCCCACCCTCACGGTGGGATTGCCGCCCGCCGTCAGCTCCAGCTCCAGGTCGAAGCCCCCGGCGGGCGGAACCCAGTAGCGGAGGAGGACGCCCTGGGCCGCGTTGCGCGTTCGCAGCGCCTCGCCCGTGGCCTGCTGACCCGCTAGCCGCGCGGACACGACCGCATCCCCCGGCAGCACCTGCACGTCCACGAAGGCCGCGTCCGGATGGGCGGCGGTAATGCGGAGCGACACCTTCCGGCGCCCTCCTTCCAGGGGCTCCACCCGCGAGTCGACCGTGGGGCCCCGAGGCGCGTCCTCCAGCGCGGGCGCGGGCGCGGGCGCGGTCCAGAACGGCCCCTTCACCTCCGGCAACGCGTCCACGGCTTCATGCGCCGGGCCGCTTCCAAGGTACGCCCGCGTCCAGTCGTTGAGCACGGCATCCGAAGTCACCCAGCGCGCGGTCCGCGTGTCCGCGTCCACCAGGTACAGCAGGCCCGTGGGGCGCGGGTGCTCCGCGTCGAAGCGCTGGCCGACGGCCAGCGACCCCAGCAGCCCCAGGCCCACCAGCGCCGCGCCCCCCGACGCCCACGGCAATCCCCTGCCCCACAGCCAGACCCAGCCGGGCGCCAGCAGCGAGATGCCGAGCACCAACAGGTCGGAGGGCACCGCGGCCCGCTCCAGCGGGAGCACCGTGAAGAAGGTGGCGAGCACGGACGGCAGCAACAGCAGGAGCGGCAGCGCCGCCAATCCCCACAGCGGCACATGCCACGGGGTGAGCGGCTCCGGCCCACGGCCTCCCAGCCACAGCAGCAGCAGGACCATGCCCGCGAGCGGCCAGAGGAACAGCCCGCTCGCGCCCGGCAGCGCGATGCTCACGAGGACGCAGATCACCGCCCACGGCACGCAGCCGCCCGCGGCCACCTCCAGGACCGGCGCCCGCCGCCGGATGAACAGCACGACGCCCATCACCGCCATCACCAACAGCACCACCGCCAGGACGAACCGCGCGTTGTCCTGCGTCTCCGAACGGTTGACCGCGCGGAACGCCGGCTGGAGCGCGCGCAGCAGGGGCCACGCGAGCCGCGCGAGGCTGCTGGCCAGGAAGCCCACGAACACGAGCAGCAGCGCCTCCCGCACCACGGCCCACAGGCGCAGCTGCTTGCGCTGACGGGCCCGGATGACCGCGAACACGAACAGCAGTCCCCAGAACGCCGCCAGGGGGACGGCCCACGCTCTCGGGTAGTGGACGCGCACCGGTCCGGCATTGAAGTAGATGAGCTCTTCGCCCTCCGGAACGGACGCCTCGCGGGAGATGCGCCGGGTGAGCGCGAGCAGCGTGTCGCCCTGCTGCTGGAGGAGCCCGTCGGACACCGCGTCCACGGTCTCCCGCCGCGTGTGATAGGCCTGCGTCCCCTCCACGTTGGCGAAGTTCAGCCCCTGCCAGCCTCCCTGTCTCAGCGCCGTGAAGTCCGTGGCGTTGTGCATGCGCTGGTAGACCGCCGTGAAGAGCGAACCGGCGCCGACGTCCGGGGCCTCCTCGGCGAGCCTGCGCACGAGCCAGCCACCGCCCGGAGAGACCTCGAACATCAGGAGCGGCCCCGCGTCGCCGCGCGCATCCACGTTGAGGACCACGCCCGTCTCGCGGGCCCAGGGGTGGGAGGCCGCGAAGGCGGTGCTGCCCAGCAGGTGCTGCTCCTCCGCGTCCGTGAAGAGGACCACCACGTCGCCAGCGAGCGCGGGCCCCTGCTGGAGCGCCCGCGCCACCTCCAGGATGGACGCGACGGCGGCCCCGTTGTCGGACGCCCCCGGGCCCGTGGGCACGGAGTCGTAATGGGCCACGACCATCACGGTCGTGCCCTTCGCCCCCTCCTTCGCCCGCAGCCGCCCCACGACGTTCTCCACGGTCGCGGCGGGCCGGGGCACGCCCTGCGCGGGTGCGAAGACGGGCTCGCGCTGGAGCTGGACCTCCGCGCCTGCGTCCCGCAGGCGGGCTTGCAGATAGTCCCGCACCTCCGCGTGGCGCGGCGTTCCAATGGCGTGGGGGCCGGCGCCAATGAAGCGCAGGTGCTCCCGGGCGCGTGCGGCGGAGAAGCGCTCCGCCGGAGCGGTGGCGGTCAGCGGCTCCGGCAGCGGGCTTCCGCGAAGGACGAGCAGGAGCACGCCCAGGCCCAGCACCGCGGTCCCAAGCCGCGCCACCCAAGCCGCGCGGTGAGAGGCACTTCGTTCCAGGGCCGCGGTCGCGGCGGTGTCGCTCATGGTTCAGTCCTTCAGGCGCCATCCCTTCAGCAGGGGGCGCGGGTGTTCGCGGATCACCGCCGGGGTCCCCGCCGCGCCAACGCACGCACCACCGGGGGCACCGCTCCCAGCGGACCGAAGGACCGCGGAGTCCCCGACGGAGGGGGGCCATCACGCGGCCACTCTACGTCACCCCGGATTCCGCGGACACGCCACTGTCACGCGACGGGGGCCGGGCGGCGCGGGCCCCGGCGGGTGCTCGAAGTCTTCAGTGCTTGCGGCGCTGGAGCTTGCGCAGCCCCTTGAGCAGCGCCTCTCCATCCGGCGAGCCCAGGCCGGTGCACGCGTTCCACAGCGCGTCCTCGCGGGCGAAGTACGCGCCGTTGCCGCCGTGGGTGATGCGGCGGACGACGGGCTCGCCCTCCGCGACGAGCGCGTACAGCCGGGGATGGAGGAAACCCACGCGCTGGCCCAGGGACTCGTTGAGGAGGACGACGAGCGAGGCCCACATGGGCGCGGCGGCGCTGGTGCCCGCGGCGACGCCCTTCTGCCCCTTGAAGTAGATTTGGTAACCGGTGTGGAGGTCGGCGTTGGCCGCGACGTCCGGCACGCCTCGGCCCGACGTGGACGAAACGAACTCGAACACCCCGCTCGTCCATGACGTCATCACCTGGTGCGGCACGTTCATCCCGCGCTGGTAGGGAGGCAGCGCGTTCATGGCGCTGACCCCGCCGCTGCTCGCGCCCGCGGACGCGGAGGCCCCCAGCGCGCCCATCGACATGACCTCCCCCAGCCGGTTCCACACCCGCTCGTGGAGGATGGCGTCCCCGGCGGCCTGAAGCGTCGTGCCGCCGCAGCCCAGCACCAGCGCGCTCGCGGCCGGGTAGCTCGTCGCGGCCAGGGTGATGGCCCGCGTGGGAGAGCCGCCCGGCACGGGCACCTGCGAGCCCAGGTCCCCGGAGGCCGCGCACACGGTGATGCCCAGCAGCGCCGCCTCGCGGAAGAGCCGCTCGAAGGCCGCTTCATCGCCCTGCTGGATGAGCGAGCCTTCGTAGAAGGACCAGCTGGTGGTGAGCACCGACGGCAGGTTCTCCCGGTCGCTGATCGCCATGGCCAGGACGCGGTGGTAGTCGGTCAGCGAGTAGTCCTTCGAGCCCGCGTTGTAGACGACCACGCGCGCCTTCGGACACAGCGCGGACACCAGCTCCACGTCCAGGGTGACTTCCGCGTTGGAGGCCGTGCTCAAGGTCGGCTTGTTGGGCCCCACCGTCACCGGGGGCTCGCGCTCCACACCCATCCACGCGAGGTACGCGTCCAGGTCTTCGGGGCGATATCCGCCCGTCAGCTCGATGACGCCCACGCACTGGCCAGCGCCCTGCGTCGCGGGATAGCGGTACATGCGCGCCACGTCCGGCGGTGGGTAGGAGCGCAGACCGGCCTGCGCCGCCGCCTCCACCGGCACGGGCAGCGCCGACATGCTGTGCGTGACGAGCGGACGCGTGTCCAGGCCGAACACCCACTCCACCACGCCGTGCAAGGAGCGCGGGAGCTCGACGGGCTTCGTGTGGCTCAGGTAGGACGCGTCGCCGTGCCGGTAGCGCCACAGGTCCACGCCGAAGGCCTTCCGGACCGCGGCCGCGTCCCCCTCGAGGCGCACGAGGCATCGGTCGCGCTGGACGGACGCGACGCGCAGGGCGTGGGACTTCGCGAAGCGCTGGAGGGTGGCCAGGTCCTTCGAGGACATGCCGTACTTCGCCTCGAACTCCTCGTGGGTGAGCGCGCGGCGCGGAGGATCCACGCACAGCTGCTCCACCGTGGGCAGGGGCGAGCCGTGGCGCACCACCAGCGTCACCTCCACGAGGCCGGTGGCACCGCGGCGCCGGAGCGGCGGGTGCATGGACTCCGGAGACACACGCGCGCTCGTCGACAGGGAGATGCGGGCCATGCGCGGCGTTCTACCACGCGCGTCCGTGCCCCCTTCGCGGCGGCCGATCATATCCACCGGCACGGGGCCCGGGTAGGCTCGCCCGCCTGCCCATGGACCGAGTCCTCCGCCTCAAGCCCCACCTGCGTGCCGAGGTGATCGACTCGCGGCGCGTCTTCCTCGTCGGGGAGCGCGCCCAGTTCCTGCTGGAGGGCGAGCTGCACGCGAGCATCGTGCCCCTGCTGGATGGCCAGCGCTCCGTGGCGCAGGTCATCTCCACCCTGGTGGGACGGGCCTCCGCCCCGGAGGTGCTCTACGCGCTGTCGCTCCTGGAGGAGCGCGGACACGTGGAGGAGGCGCACGACGTCTTCGACGCCGGGGTCGCCGGCTTCTGGGAGTCCCTGGGCCTGGACGCGGCGGTCGCGGCCGGGCGGCTCCTGGACACGGCCGTCGCGGTGCGCGCCGTGGAAGGCGAGGACGGAGCGCGGCTGGAGGATGCGCTCGCGGACGCGGGCCTGGACGTGCGCGAGGACGCGGACCGCCACGTGCTGCTGGTGGACGACTACCTGTCACCCGAGGCGGAGGTGCTCGCCCGCGAGGCCCGGCACGCGGGCGCCGCGTTCCTGCCCGTGAAGGTGTCCGGCACGGCGTGCCATGCGGGGCCCGTCGTCGGGCCTGGGGATGGCGCCTGCTGGGCGTGCCTCACCGCGCGGCTGCTGGACAACCGCCCCATCGAGAAATACCTCGCGCGGCGCGGGAGCCCGGCCCGCCCGCCCCGCACGGGCCTGCCCACCACCGCGCAGGCGGGACTGTCTTTCGCCGCGACGCTCGTGGCCCGCTGGGTGGTGAGCGGGACGACCGGCGTGGACTTCTCGCGGCTGTGGACGCTCGACTTCTCCACCTGGAAGCTGGAGCCGCACGCGGTGAGTCGGCGCCCGCAGTGCCCGGAGTGCGGCGACCCGGCCTGGCTGGACGCGCGCGCGAAGCAGCCGCTGGTGCTGGCCTCGCGCCCCAAGCGCTTCACGGACGACGGCGGCCACCGCATCCTCACGCCCGAGGAGACCTGGGAGCGGCACCGTCACCTGATCAGCCCCGTGACAGGCGTGGTGAGCGACCTGCGCGCGGTGCCGGGCGACGCGCCCCTGGGCCACATCCAGTCCGCCGTCTTCCGCGTGTGCCCGTGGACGGACGCGCCCGCCTCCGACGACTTCCACCGCGTGGCCAGCGGCAAGGGCCGCACGGAGGCCCAGGCCCGCGCGGGCGCGCTGTGCGAGGCCCTGGAGCGCCACAGCGCCGTGTTCCAGGGCGACGAGCCCCGCGTCCACGCCACCGCCTCCTCCCTGGGCCCGCGCGCCGTGCACCCGGACGCGCTCCAGCACTTCAGCCCCGCGCAGCTCCAGGCCCGGACCGAAGGCGGCGCGCGCCGCGACGCGCGCACGGCGGTGCCCCAGCCCTACGCGGATCAACCCATGGACTGGAGCCCCGCGTGGTCGCTCACGCATGGCGAGCGCAAGTACGTGCCCACGTCGTTCGCGTACCTCTTCGCGCCCGCGCCCCCGGGCGGCCCGTTCTGCCTCTTCAACTCCAACGGGAACGCCGCGGGCAACTGCGTGGAGGAGGCCATCCTCCAGGGCTTCCTGGAGCTGGTGGAGCGCGATGCGGTGGCGCTCTGGTGGTACAACCGCCTGCGCCGCCCCCGGGTGGACCTGCACGGCTTCGGCGATCCGTGGTTCACCTCCGTGGAGGCGCACTACCAATCGCTGGGCCTGCGCTCATGGGTGCTCGACCTCACGCACGACCTGGGCATCCCGGTGTTCGTCGCGCTCGTCTGGTCGCCGGAGCGCGGCCGGGCCTGGGCCGGGTGCGGCAGTCACTTCGACGCGAAGCTCGCCGTGCAGCGCGCGCTCACGGAGGTGGCCCAGTGCTACGACCCGAAGGACACGTCCCCGTCGCCCTGGGACACCGGCGCGCACGAGGACCCCTCCTGGCTCTTCCCGGAGGAGACGGCCGCCGCGCGAGGCGCCGCGGACTTCCCGCGCGTGTGGCACGGCGACCTGCGGGACGACGTGGCCGAGTGCGTGGCGCGGGCCGCGCGCGTGGGCCTGGAAACGCTGGTGGTGGAACAATCCCGGCCGGACGTAGGCGTCTCGGCGGTGAAGGTCGTCGTCCCGGGCCTGCGGCACTTCTGGCCCCGGCTGGGTCCCGGGCGGCTGTATGACGTCCCCGTGCGGATGGGGTGGCTCTCGGCCCCGCTGACCGAAGCGCAGCTCAACCCCGTGCCGTTCTCTTTCTGAACCGGTCCATGGCCCCGTCCTCCCCCGTCCAGCCGCGCGTCCTGCTCGTCCAGTGTGGACCGGACCGGCGCCACGTGGACCGCGAGACGGAGGACTTCGATCCCGAGCGCGGACTCGTGAAGCGCGCGACCATGACGCCGCTGGCCTGCGCGACGCTCGCGGCGCTCACGCCCGCCCCCTTCAGCGTGGACATCTGGGACGAGGAGCTGCACGGGCAGATCCGCGCGGACACGGTGCTCCCCGACTACGACATCGTCGGCGTGTCGGTGATGTACTCCGCGCTCACGTACCAGGCGCGCTTCCTGGGCGGCTTCTTCCGCGACCAGGGCGCCACCGTGGTCGCGGGCGGCCCCGCCGTCTCCGCGGCGCCGGAGGACTACCGGGGCTTCTTCGACGCCCTCTTCGTCAACGAAGCCGAGCGGACCTGGCCGCGCTTCCTCGCCGACTACCTCCAGGGCGAGTACGCGCCCGAGTACCGGCAGATCGACAAGCCGGCGATGAGCGAGAGCCCCATGCCGCGCTGGGACGCCGTCGCGGCGGACTTCCCGCGCTACGCCTGGGGCTCCGTGCAGACCACGCGGGGCTGTCCGTTCGACTGCGCGTTCTGCGACGTCATCTACCTCTACGGCCGCAAGCAGCGGCACAAGCCCGTGGACCGGGTGCTGGAGGAGGTGCGCGGCCACGCGGCGCTGGGGGCGGAGGGCGTCTTCTTCGCGGACGACGAGTTCATCGGCGACGCGGCGTACGCGAAGGAGGTGCTCGCGGGGCTGGTGCCGCTCAACCGCGCCCTGCCCCGCCCGCTGCGCTTCTTCACCCAGGTGACGATGAACCTGAGCCGCGACGCCGCGCTGCTGGAAGGGATGGCGGACGCCAACTTCTACACCGTCGTGCTGGGCATCGAGTCCTTCGACCCCGCCGCGCTCAAGGAAGCGCAGAAGCATCAGAACGTGCGCGCGGACCTGATGGGCGACCTGCTGCGCATTCAAGCCCACGGCATCGGGCCCCGGGGCAGCTTCATCGTCGGGTTCGACCACGACACGCCGGCCGTCTTCGACTCGCTGCACGCCAACATCCAGCGCGCCCACCTGCCGTGGGTGGTGGTCGCGCCCCTCCAGGCTCCGCGCGGCACGAAGCTGTGGACGCGGCTGCGCGCGGAGGGCCGCCTCGCCACGCCCCGCAAGGCGCACGCGAAGGATCGAGGGGCCATCGTGCTCAACGTGATGCCCCTGGGCATGACGCGGCCCCAGCTGCTCGAGGGCTTCCGCGACCTGGTGGAGCGGCTGTCCACGTGGGACGCGGCCTGTGAGCGCATCCGGGCGTTCATCGCCGGCATCGAGCGCCCACCGCGCGTGCGGGAGCCCGAGTGGCCGGAGCCCGTCACCGACCGCTTCCTGCGCGAGGCCACCGCCTCGTGGGCCCTGACGCCCGGGGAGCGGACGGCCATCGGCGACACGCTCTCGGGCATCCGCCGCGCCGCGCCCGCGATGCTGCCGCGCGCGGTGTTCTTCCTCGCGCGCAACCAGAACGAGCGCCGCCGGCACGAACGCCTCTTCACGGACTTCGACGCCGTGCTGGCCCTGGAGCGCCAGGGCGACCTCGTCCCGGACACGCAGCCCGTGTACGTGCCGGCCCCCTTCGCCACCGCGCTGCGCGACGTGTTCCCGGACCTCTACGTGCGCCTGAGCCGCGACCTGCCCGACCGCCGCGACGTCCCCGAGGCCTCGCGAGACGTCCTGGTGGACTTCGTCGCCCGCTGGGGCGAGGGCTTCCAGGCGCTCCAGCCGCAGCACCACGAGTTCCTGC
It encodes the following:
- a CDS encoding MBL fold metallo-hydrolase; translation: MLDRPMYLKPDVAIEPLFNQWYVWWYLISPATAPLFVSRLHLKLMQSFVANPDVHVAALQNPALMGGPFINHPVSRVGDVKALLDRTTRDHADMLAYTKAVSDLEQLLASSKGESLEPLYAKVPDLLRGYVELNYDLAHRANARIMEPLLYRSSLYKESSQSISLMRVSGDARKYVFSTPRLEGDSPLWLQVPFRHEGIDALFRMRHTPGSPGRVAEMLGVPSSAAEAFADLFTETAPRKPEPYTGPGVRVRYFGHACVLMETREVSVLTDPVISYEFPTEQGRFTHADLPEKIDYVLITHGHADHLMMETLLQLRHRIGTIVVPRANAYSLADPSLRLVLEQTGFRNVVEIDDLQEIRIPGGSLMGIPFIGEHSDLAVQAKTAHLVRLAGRSLLMAADSNALEPRLYQHLTQLVGPLDALYLGMECEGGPMSWMYGPLLSQPLPRKMDQSRRLNGSDSARATEILNHLKPNEVFIYAMGQEPWLRHVMVLQYDETAPQMIESNKFIDVCRARNIHAERPFLRMERILE
- a CDS encoding radical SAM protein, whose translation is MAPSSPVQPRVLLVQCGPDRRHVDRETEDFDPERGLVKRATMTPLACATLAALTPAPFSVDIWDEELHGQIRADTVLPDYDIVGVSVMYSALTYQARFLGGFFRDQGATVVAGGPAVSAAPEDYRGFFDALFVNEAERTWPRFLADYLQGEYAPEYRQIDKPAMSESPMPRWDAVAADFPRYAWGSVQTTRGCPFDCAFCDVIYLYGRKQRHKPVDRVLEEVRGHAALGAEGVFFADDEFIGDAAYAKEVLAGLVPLNRALPRPLRFFTQVTMNLSRDAALLEGMADANFYTVVLGIESFDPAALKEAQKHQNVRADLMGDLLRIQAHGIGPRGSFIVGFDHDTPAVFDSLHANIQRAHLPWVVVAPLQAPRGTKLWTRLRAEGRLATPRKAHAKDRGAIVLNVMPLGMTRPQLLEGFRDLVERLSTWDAACERIRAFIAGIERPPRVREPEWPEPVTDRFLREATASWALTPGERTAIGDTLSGIRRAAPAMLPRAVFFLARNQNERRRHERLFTDFDAVLALERQGDLVPDTQPVYVPAPFATALRDVFPDLYVRLSRDLPDRRDVPEASRDVLVDFVARWGEGFQALQPQHHEFLRELCDRAVEARGGHPGALESGEEQALRTQARRTGLLEALLKDVRDELASWGP
- a CDS encoding TOMM precursor leader peptide-binding protein, with protein sequence MDRVLRLKPHLRAEVIDSRRVFLVGERAQFLLEGELHASIVPLLDGQRSVAQVISTLVGRASAPEVLYALSLLEERGHVEEAHDVFDAGVAGFWESLGLDAAVAAGRLLDTAVAVRAVEGEDGARLEDALADAGLDVREDADRHVLLVDDYLSPEAEVLAREARHAGAAFLPVKVSGTACHAGPVVGPGDGACWACLTARLLDNRPIEKYLARRGSPARPPRTGLPTTAQAGLSFAATLVARWVVSGTTGVDFSRLWTLDFSTWKLEPHAVSRRPQCPECGDPAWLDARAKQPLVLASRPKRFTDDGGHRILTPEETWERHRHLISPVTGVVSDLRAVPGDAPLGHIQSAVFRVCPWTDAPASDDFHRVASGKGRTEAQARAGALCEALERHSAVFQGDEPRVHATASSLGPRAVHPDALQHFSPAQLQARTEGGARRDARTAVPQPYADQPMDWSPAWSLTHGERKYVPTSFAYLFAPAPPGGPFCLFNSNGNAAGNCVEEAILQGFLELVERDAVALWWYNRLRRPRVDLHGFGDPWFTSVEAHYQSLGLRSWVLDLTHDLGIPVFVALVWSPERGRAWAGCGSHFDAKLAVQRALTEVAQCYDPKDTSPSPWDTGAHEDPSWLFPEETAAARGAADFPRVWHGDLRDDVAECVARAARVGLETLVVEQSRPDVGVSAVKVVVPGLRHFWPRLGPGRLYDVPVRMGWLSAPLTEAQLNPVPFSF
- a CDS encoding S53 family peptidase, with the translated sequence MARISLSTSARVSPESMHPPLRRRGATGLVEVTLVVRHGSPLPTVEQLCVDPPRRALTHEEFEAKYGMSSKDLATLQRFAKSHALRVASVQRDRCLVRLEGDAAAVRKAFGVDLWRYRHGDASYLSHTKPVELPRSLHGVVEWVFGLDTRPLVTHSMSALPVPVEAAAQAGLRSYPPPDVARMYRYPATQGAGQCVGVIELTGGYRPEDLDAYLAWMGVEREPPVTVGPNKPTLSTASNAEVTLDVELVSALCPKARVVVYNAGSKDYSLTDYHRVLAMAISDRENLPSVLTTSWSFYEGSLIQQGDEAAFERLFREAALLGITVCAASGDLGSQVPVPGGSPTRAITLAATSYPAASALVLGCGGTTLQAAGDAILHERVWNRLGEVMSMGALGASASAGASSGGVSAMNALPPYQRGMNVPHQVMTSWTSGVFEFVSSTSGRGVPDVAANADLHTGYQIYFKGQKGVAAGTSAAAPMWASLVVLLNESLGQRVGFLHPRLYALVAEGEPVVRRITHGGNGAYFAREDALWNACTGLGSPDGEALLKGLRKLQRRKH
- a CDS encoding M20/M25/M40 family metallo-hydrolase — protein: MSDTAATAALERSASHRAAWVARLGTAVLGLGVLLLVLRGSPLPEPLTATAPAERFSAARAREHLRFIGAGPHAIGTPRHAEVRDYLQARLRDAGAEVQLQREPVFAPAQGVPRPAATVENVVGRLRAKEGAKGTTVMVVAHYDSVPTGPGASDNGAAVASILEVARALQQGPALAGDVVVLFTDAEEQHLLGSTAFAASHPWARETGVVLNVDARGDAGPLLMFEVSPGGGWLVRRLAEEAPDVGAGSLFTAVYQRMHNATDFTALRQGGWQGLNFANVEGTQAYHTRRETVDAVSDGLLQQQGDTLLALTRRISREASVPEGEELIYFNAGPVRVHYPRAWAVPLAAFWGLLFVFAVIRARQRKQLRLWAVVREALLLVFVGFLASSLARLAWPLLRALQPAFRAVNRSETQDNARFVLAVVLLVMAVMGVVLFIRRRAPVLEVAAGGCVPWAVICVLVSIALPGASGLFLWPLAGMVLLLLWLGGRGPEPLTPWHVPLWGLAALPLLLLLPSVLATFFTVLPLERAAVPSDLLVLGISLLAPGWVWLWGRGLPWASGGAALVGLGLLGSLAVGQRFDAEHPRPTGLLYLVDADTRTARWVTSDAVLNDWTRAYLGSGPAHEAVDALPEVKGPFWTAPAPAPALEDAPRGPTVDSRVEPLEGGRRKVSLRITAAHPDAAFVDVQVLPGDAVVSARLAGQQATGEALRTRNAAQGVLLRYWVPPAGGFDLELELTAGGNPTVRVGEHTYAVPPSVTRGLPARPEASMSVPFGEGLDEGMRVTRTLRLEAAATPVAPGPTP